The following are encoded together in the Triticum dicoccoides isolate Atlit2015 ecotype Zavitan chromosome 6B, WEW_v2.0, whole genome shotgun sequence genome:
- the LOC119324402 gene encoding wall-associated receptor kinase 2-like — translation MASHNHKPESLLLACLGAVFAARLAAVAGAPAQPSSDCQSKCGDIDVPFPFGIGPECAMPGFNLTCDDVGGRRALFHGNVEIVGLPLERGQARMMNVISSACYNAASGGMKYNDWQLNLTNTPYRLSDTDNKFTAVGCRTLAYISDERNTGKYMSGCVAMCRRGEQGALRNGPCSGIGCCQTAIPGELQFYRVWFDPSFNTTEIHNVSRCSYAVLMESSNFTFFPSYATSPEFNDRFYGRAKVVVDWAIGNETCEVARVKRDSYACVSDNSECFNSANGPGYICNCTKGFHGNPYLKDPAHGCIDIDECVDLQPYPCSVRGSCKNLPGRFECVCPDGYTGDAKNGTCESERPPRNQTLGPGAKLAIGASVGILVGLVGFLGVEVIRHKRSTKREALNRQSDEYFKQHGGEILAEMTRDGHGRSIPFTVYTRDEIEAATDSFKKANIVGEGGQGTVYKAVLRDTAVAVKRCKEVDESRTKDFVQELVILCRLDHPNIVKLLGCCLQYEAPILVYEFVPNRTLQELLHPRNQRCRVTLGTRLKIAAQSAGALAHLHSAERPILHGDVKPANILLGDGWVAKVSDFGCSTIDEITQVVPKGTPGYLDPEHLLDYQLTVKNDVYSFGVVLIELLTGKKPLSKERKSLTVMFQESMADGTLHQLLDRGISDEANMAVILQVAELASQCLLVPGASRPAMRLVAEKLRRLADGVQEQSQLPLVLEDLSPMGVGAGVGSSTSTLYTTNSQTTGYFSLEKKTALSIEYAR, via the exons ATGGCGTCCCACAACCACAAACCAGAATCCCTGCTGCTAGCATGCCTCGGCGCGGTGTTTGCGGCAAGGCTCGCCGCCGTAGCAGGAGCACCAGCGCAGCCTAGCAGCGACTGCCAGAGCAAGTGCGGCGACATTGACGTCCCTTTCCCGTTCGGCATCGGGCCGGAGTGCGCGATGCCGGGCTTCAACCTCACCTGCGACGACGTCGGTGGCCGCAGGGCGCTGTTCCATGGCAACGTGGAGATCGTTGGCCTCCCGCTGGAGCGAGGCCAGGCCCGGATGATGAATGTCATCTCCTCTGCCTGCTACAACGCCGCCTCCGGGGGCATGAAGTACAACGACTGGCAACTCAACCTCACAAACACGCCCTACAGGCTCTCCGACACCGACAACAAGTTCACGGCCGTGGGGTGCAGAACGCTCGCGTACATCAGCGACGAGCGCAACACGGGCAAGTACATGAGCGGGTGCGTGGCCATGTGCCGGCGAGGCGAGCAGGGCGCCCTGCGCAACGGCCCCTGCTCCGGGATAGGCTGCTGCCAGACGGCCATTCCGGGGGAGCTGCAGTTCTACCGCGTGTGGTTCGACCCGAGCTTCAACACCACGGAGATCCACAACGTCAGCCGCTGCAGCTACGCGGTGCTGATGGAGTCGTCAAACTTCACCTTCTTCCCCAGCTACGCCACCTCGCCGGAGTTCAACGACAGATTCTACGGCCGGGCGAAGGTGGTGGTCGACTGGGCCATCGGGAACGAGACATGCGAAGTGGCTCGCGTGAAACGCGACTCCTACGCCTGTGTCAGCGACAACAGCGAGTGCTTCAACTCGGCAAACGGACCAGGATACATCTGCAACTGCACCAAAGGATTTCACGGCAACCCTTACCTCAAAGATCCGGCCCACGGCTGCATAG ATATTGATGAGTGCGTAGATCTTCAACCTTACCCTTGTTCTGTCCGTGGAAGTTGCAAAAATTTACCCGGTCGATTTGAGTGTGTGTGCCCTGACGGTTACACAGGCGATGCAAAAAATGGGACCTGCGAGAGCGAGAGACCTCCGCGCAACCAAACACTTGGTCCTGGAGCAAAACTCGCAATTG GCGCTTCTGTCGGCATTTTGGTTGGTCTCGTTGGTTTCCTTGGAGTAGAGGTGATCCGCCACAAAAGGAGTACAAAAAGAGAAGCCCTCAATAGACAGAGCGACGAATATTTCAAACAGCACGGGGGCGAGATACTAGCAGAGATGACGAGGGACGGGCACGGGCGAAGCATCCCCTTCACCGTCTACACAAGGGACGAGATCGAGGCGGCAACGGATAGCTTCAAGAAGGCGAACATCGTCGGGGAAGGTGGGCAGGGGACGGTCTACAAGGCGGTCCTCCGCGACACCGCCGTCGCCGTCAAGAGGTGCAAGGAGGTTGACGAGAGCAGGACCAAGGACTTCGTGCAGGAGCTGGTGATCCTCTGCCGCCTCGACCACCCCAACATCGTCAAGCTCCTCGGCTGCTGCCTGCAGTACGAGGCGCCCATCCTCGTCTACGAGTTTGTGCCCAACAGAACCCTGCAGGAACTGCTGCACCCCAGGAACCAGAGGTGCCGCGTCACGCTCGGGACCCGTCTGAAGATCGCCGCGCAGTCCGCCGGAGCACTCGCGCACCTGCACTCGGCTGAGCGCCCGATACTCCACGGCGACGTGAAGCCCGCCAACATCCTCCTCGGCGACGGCTGGGTCGCCAAGGTGTCCGACTTTGGCTGCTCCACCATCGACGAGATCACCCAGGTTGTCCCCAAAGGCACGCCGGGGTATCTTGACCCGGAGCACCTCCTTGATTACCAGCTCACCGTCAAGAACGACGTCTACAGCTTCGGGGTTGTTCTTATCGAGCTCCTCACCGGGAAGAAGCCGTTGTCCAAGGAAAGGAAGAGCCTCACTGTGATGTTTCAGGAGTCTATGGCGGATGGCACACTCCATCAACTCCTTGACAGGGGAATATCAGATGAGGCTAACATGGCTGTGATTCTCCAGGTTGCAGAGCTGGCGAGTCAATGCTTACTTGTTCCCGGTGCAAGTAGGCCGGCAATGAGGCTTGTGGCGGAGAAGCTCCGGCGACTGGCTGATGGGGTGCAGGAGCAGTCACAGCTGCCGCTTGTCCTCGAGGATCTTAGCCCCATGGGTGTTGGTGCTGGTGTTGGGAGCTCCACATCAACACTTTATACTACCAATAGCCAGACCACCGGATATTTCAGCCTCGAGAAGAAAACCGCGCTGAGCATAGAATACGCCCGATGA